In Kwoniella dejecticola CBS 10117 chromosome 4, complete sequence, one genomic interval encodes:
- a CDS encoding protein-L-isoaspartate O-methyltransferase: MAWMSSGKSNGDLIDKMVKNGLITSPQIAEAMRKVDRKNYVPDQSYAYEDSPQRIGFGATISAPHMHAHACENLLSFLPLANSPHTGAILDVGSGSGYLTAVLHHLAPQAKVVGIDHIQGLVDLSISNLRKDGVPLASGDDESGVIMICGDGRKGSPRHAPFSIIHVGAAAPEIPQPLVDQLAQPGRMFIPVGEGSQDIWQIDKSRSGEVSKKKLFGVMYVPLTDADKQWRSDSS; encoded by the exons ATGGCGTGGATGTCAAGCGGGAAGAGCAATGGGGAT CTTATCGATAAGATGGTAAAGAACGGCTTGATAACGTCCCCTCAAATAGCAGAG GCTATGCGTAAAGTGGATAGGAAGAACTATGTTCCTGATCAATCGTACGCCTATGAAGATTCACCtca ACGGATCGGATTCGGCGCTACAATTTCAGCTCCGCATATGCACGCGCACGCATGCGAGAACCTCTTATCGTTCTTACCTCtcgccaactcacctcatacCGGAGCGATCTTGGATGTAGGTAGTGGATCAGGATACC TGACTGCCGTTCTGCACCATCTCGCCCCTCAAGCTAAGGTAGTAGGTATAGACCATATTCAAGGACTCGTTGACCTCTCGATCAGCAATCTCCGAAAAGACGGTGTGCCCCTCGCCTCTGGGGACGACGAGAGCGGTGTGATAATGATTTGTGGAGATGGTAGGAAAGGGTCTCCTAGACATGCTCCATTTAGTATAATTCACGTAGGAGCCGCTGCTCCGGAAATACCTCAACCTCTAGTGGATCAG CTGGCTCAACCAGGAAGGATGTTTATACCAGTTGGCGAAGGATCGCAAG ATATCTGGCAAATTGATAAGTCGCGATCAGGCGAAGtgagcaagaagaagttATTTGGAGTAATG TATGTTCCCTTGACTGATGCGGATAAGCAATGGAGAAGCGACTCATCGTAA
- a CDS encoding 60S ribosomal protein uL16: MGRRPARCYRYCKNKPFPKSRYNRGVPDPKIRIFDLGRKKASVDDFPFCCHLVSDEYEQLSSEALEAARICANKYIVKTAGKEAFHMRVRVHPFHVIRINKMLSCAGADRLQQGMRGAWGKPYGSVARVNIGQVIMSIRCRDSNKAVIIEALRRARYKFPGRQKIIVSKKWGFTPLDRADYEAIKAQKQVVNDGAYVQFLKPKGNLLQNLRTAQRA; the protein is encoded by the exons ATGGGTAGACGACCAGCTAGATGTTACAGATACTGTAAAAACAAGCC CTTCCCTAAATCTCGATACAACCGAGGTGTCCCCGACCCCAAGATCAGAATCTTCGATTTGGGTAGAAAGAAGGCCTCCGTCGACGACTTCCCATTCTGTTGCCATTTAGTCTCTGACGAGTATGAGCAACTTTCATCGGAAGCCCTCGAAGCCGCGCGAATCTGTGCCAACAAGTACATCGTCAAGACCGCCGGTAAAGAAGCTTTCCACATGAGAGTCAGAGTCCACCCCTTCCACGTTATCCGAATCAACAAGATGTTGTCATGTGCCGGTGCGGATAG ATTGCAACAAGGTATGAGAGGTGCTTGGGGTAAACCTTACGGTTCCGTCGCTCGAGTCAACAT CGGTCAagtcatcatgtccatcCGATGCAGAGACTCCAACAAggccgtcatcatcgaagccCTCCGAAGAGCCCGATACAAGTTCCCCGGAAGACAAAAGATCATCGTCTCCAAGAAGTGGGGTTTCACTCCTCTCGACCGAGCCGACTACGAGGCCATCAAGGCCCAAAAGCAAGTCGTCAACGATGGTGCCTACGTCCAATTCCTCAAGCCCAAGGGTAACCTCCTCCAAAACCTCCGAACTGCTCAACGAGCTTAA